One stretch of Amblyraja radiata isolate CabotCenter1 chromosome 9, sAmbRad1.1.pri, whole genome shotgun sequence DNA includes these proteins:
- the gpr135 gene encoding G-protein coupled receptor 135 translates to MGRRGADLSDMELASGAAAGPGNLTALSNQSWAAEAGSVPAAATAIVVTAQALVLLLIFLLSGLGNAAVIAVIARHRRLRTVTNAFIVSLSLSDLLTALLCLPFSFLMLFSTDGAWNFGDFLCLVNGFFNSCSGIVSSLTMTLISFDRYYAIVRRPRGKMDRRLAAQLLAAVWLTAFFFSFPWHLLLPAPDHKVVHKKGFYHCMYIFHSGSSPMGTGYSLALIVTCYLLPFSLMCFCHYNICKTVRLSEIRVRPEPTYAHLLRFYSEMRTATTVLIMIVFIICCWGPYCVMGIITATNNLRFTPVMDTVAIWLAWANGALNPVIYATRNPNISMLLGRKREDGYRTRNIAAYLSGQNQDHETRIQSDRIRDHYVRGQGTGNRMSSSSPANGDVAMWACKNPAVFFCRDGQPDATPEPTVAKSVTADTSL, encoded by the coding sequence ATGGGCCGACGCGGAGCGGACTTGAGCGACATGGAGCTCGCTAGCGGGGCGGCCGCGGGGCCCGGCAACCTGACGGCGCTCAGCAACCAGAGCTGGGCGGCCGAGGCGGGGTCTGTGCCGGCTGCGGCGACGGCCATAGTTGTGACCGCCCAGGCGCTGGtgcttctcctcatcttcctgctGTCGGGCCTGGGCAACGCGGCGGTGATCGCGGTGATCGCCAGGCACCGGCGGCTGCGCACCGTCACCAACGCCTTCATCGTGTCGCTGTCGCTGTCCGACCTGCTCACCGCGCTGCTCTGCCTCCCCTTCTCCTTCCTCATGCTCTTCAGTACCGACGGTGCCTGGAACTTCGGCGACTTCCTCTGCCTGGTCAACGGCTTCTTCAACTCGTGTTCGGGCATCGTCTCCAGCCTCACCATGACCCTCATCTCCTTCGACCGCTACTACGCAATCGTCAGGCGGCCACGGGGAAAGATGGACAGGCGCCTGGCAGCGCAGCTCCTGGCCGCCGTCTGGCTGACGGCCTTCTTCTTTTCTTTCCCTTGGCATCTCTTGTTACCAGCCCCGGATCACAAGGTGGTTCACAAGAAGGGCTTCTACCACTGCATGTACATCTTTCACTCAGGCAGCTCGCCCATGGGCACTGGCTACAGCCTGGCCCTGATTGTCACTTGCTACCTGCTGCCTTTCTCTCTGATGTGTTTCTGCCACTACAACATCTGTAAGACTGTGAGGCTTTCAGAAATCCGAGTCCGCCCAGAACCTACCTATGCCCACCTTCTGCGCTTCTACAGTGAAATGAGGACAGCCACCACAGTGTTGATAATGATTGTCTTCATCATCTGCTGCTGGGGCCCATACTGTGTCATGGGAATTATCACTGCCACTAACAACCTTCGTTTCACTCCTGTCATGGACACCGTGGCCATCTGGCTGGCCTGGGCCAACGGTGCCCTCAATCCTGTCATCTACGCCACCAGAAATCCCAACATTTCCATGCTTTTGGGAAGGAAAAGGGAAGACGGTTACAGGACTAGAAACATAGCAGCCTATCTGTCTGGGCAGAACCAAGATCACGAGACAAGAATTCAGTCAGACAGGATAAGGGATCACTACGTCAGAGGGCAGGGAACTGGCAACAGGATGTCCTCTTCTAGTCCCGCGAATGGGGACGTGGCAATGTGGGCCTGTAAAAATCCAGCTGTGTTCTTCTGTCGGGATGGACAGCCTGATGCAACGCCTGAGCCTACAGTAGCCAAATCAGTGACTGCAGACACCAGCCTTTAA